From the genome of Glycine max cultivar Williams 82 chromosome 2, Glycine_max_v4.0, whole genome shotgun sequence, one region includes:
- the LOC100813757 gene encoding uncharacterized protein, with product MNLVKYIFEKPALTKWITRWQVLLSEFDIVYVTQKAIKGSASTDYLAQQPINDYQPMHPKFSNEDIMTLFEEEVEDENRDKWIVWSNGTSNALGHEVGAVLLTPDDQCIPFTARLSFDCMNNMVEYEACALGIQAAIDFKVKLLKVYGDSALMIHQMKGEWETRDHKLIPYQSYIKKLIEFFDDISFHHIPREENQMVDTFATLASMFQLTPHGDLPYIEFRCRDKPAHCCLIEEEQDGKPWYFDIKRYIEDKEYPRKASDNDKRMLRRLAAGFFLSGGILYKRNHDMILLRCVDAKEAEQMLMEVHKKSFGTHANGHAMARKIRRAGYYWLTMENDCCIHVRKCQAFADNVNAPPVPLNILAAPWSFSMWGIDVIRAIEPKALNEQRFILVGIDYFTKWVEATSYASVTKSVVVRPNMNGAVEAANKNIKKIVQKMTVSYKDWHEMLPFVLHGYQTSMRTSIGATLFSLVYGMEVVLPFEVEVPSLRILVESGLEESEWAQALFDQLNLIKGKRLATMSHGRLYQSLVKNAFDKKVRPCKFNEGDLVLKKVSQAHKDHRRKWAPNYEGPFVLKKAFSGGALVLSSMDDEELPSLVISDVVKRYYA from the exons ATGAACCTAGTCAAGTACATATTTGAAAAGCCCGCTCTCACCAAATGGATCACTCGGTGGCAGGTTCTGCTGTCGGAATTCGACATTGTTTATGTAactcaaaaggcgataaagggtaGCGCCTCGACAGATTACCTAGCTCAGCAACCCATCAATGACTACCAACCCATGCACCCAAAATTCTCGAACGaggacatcatgaccttgtttgaGGAGGAGGTGGAGGATGAGAATAGGGACAAATGGATAGTGTGGTCCAACGGCACGTCCAACGCACTAGGCCATGAAGTTGGGGCGGTTTTGCTTACCCCCGACGATCAATGTATACCCTTCACAGCTAGATTGAGCTTTGACTGCATGAACAACATGGTCGAGTATGAGGCgtgcgcccttgggattcaagcAGCAATTGACTTCAAGGTCAAATTACTCAAAGTATATGGAGACTCAGCCTTAATGATCCACCAAATGAAAGGGGAATGGGAGACTAGGGATCATAAGTTGATACCTTACCAGTCTTACATCAAGAAACTGATAGAGTTCTTCGATGACATATCCTTCCACCACATTCCCAGAGAGGAGAATCAAATGGTCGATACGTTTGCCACtctggcatccatgttccagctgacCCCGCATGGGGActtgccgtacatcgaattcagatgTCGCGACAAGCCCGCCCATTGCTGCTTAATAGAAGAGGAACAAGATGGTAAACCATGGTACTTCGACATCAAGCGTTATATTGAAGACAAGGAATACCCACGGAAGGCTTCCGACAACGACAAGAGGATGTTGCGAAGGTTAGCAGCCGGTTTCTTCTTGAGTGGAGGTATCCtgtacaagagaaaccatgacatgattTTGCTccgatgcgtggatgccaaggaggctgAGCAAATGCTAATGGAAGTTCACAAAAAGTCCTTTGGAACGCATGCCAACGGGCATGCCATGGCCCGGAAGATTCGGAGGGCAGggtattattggctcaccatggaaaatgATTGTTGTATCCATGTGAGAAAGTGTCAAGCATTCGccgacaatgtcaatgctccgcccGTGCCCTTGAACATCTTAGCGGCACCTTGGTCATtctctatgtggggaatagatgtgattaGGGCTATTGAGCCCAAGGCTTTGAACGAACAACGCTTCATTTTGGTTGGAattgactacttcaccaaatgggttgaagctACTTCATACGCCAGTGTGACAAAGAGTGTGGTTGTCAG GCCCAATATGAATGGGGCAGTTGAGGCTGCCAACAAGAACATTAAGAAGATAGTTCAGAAAATGactgtgtcatacaaggattggcacgagatgcttcCTTTCGTGCTGCATGGTTATCAAACCTCGATGCGCACATCAATTGGGGCAACTTTGTTCTCTTTAGTGTATGGGATGGAGGTTGTGCTGCCGTTTGAAGTAGAGGTCCCCTCTTTGAGAATTCTGGTCGAGTCAGGGTtggaagagtcagaatgggcccAAGCACTCTTTGATCAACTGAATCTTATAAAAGGTAAGAGATTGGCCACCATGAGCCATGGACGTTTATATCAAAGCCTGGTGAAGAATGCTTTCGATAAGAAGGTACGCCCATGCAAGTTCAACGAAGGGGATCTCGTCTTGAAGAAAGTATCACAAGCTCATAAAGACCATAGGAGAAAATGGGctccgaattatgaaggaccttttgtCTTAAAGAAAGCGTTTTCGGGAGGAGCATTAGTGCTTTCCAGCATGGACGATGAAGAATTACCTTCGCTTGTGatttctgatgtcgtcaaacgatattatgcttag